Within the Orenia metallireducens genome, the region TAATCTCTCCTTATCTAACAATATTATCACTCCTATTCCCTCTACTATTAAAGTTAACTTCTTAATTTTTAATTAAAATAAATAAAGTAACAATTGAATTGCTCCATTTCGCACAATCTGTAAAGCCATTAAGACTATAATTGGTGAAAAATCAATTCCACCTAAGCTTGGCATCATCTCTTGAATTGGACCTAAAACAGGTTCTGTAGCTTGATAAATAAAAGCTATAATCTTTCTCATAGTCTGGTGATGGGTCGGTGGTTGAACCCAAGACAATACAACTCTAGCTATAACTAAATAATAATAAAATTGAAAAAATCTATCAATCAAATAAATTAAAAACATTTACTTCTCTCCTCTTAGCTCTTTTGATTTTATTGTAGCAGCCTCTACTGCCTGATATAGTGCTGAGCGTACTCCTTCTC harbors:
- a CDS encoding YggT family protein, coding for MFLIYLIDRFFQFYYYLVIARVVLSWVQPPTHHQTMRKIIAFIYQATEPVLGPIQEMMPSLGGIDFSPIIVLMALQIVRNGAIQLLLYLF